The Hevea brasiliensis isolate MT/VB/25A 57/8 chromosome 1, ASM3005281v1, whole genome shotgun sequence genome has a window encoding:
- the LOC110634285 gene encoding putative receptor-like protein kinase At1g72540, which translates to MAPNKFNWRLLFPACFKTHNPFPEPKIQVSNQITSQRLSLSDLSNPGSPLSVAISDLSNSIFNLHVFTLKELQMVTHQFSKSNYLGEGGFGTVYKGFITDKLRPGLMLQPVAVKVLDLDGSQGHREWLAEVIFLGQLKHPHLVNLIGYCCEDEHRLLVYEYMERGNLETQLFKRYTAALPWLTRLKIAAGAAKGLAFLHGEEKPVIYRDFKASNVLLDSDYNAKISDFGLATDGPQGDDTHITTRVMGTEGYAAPEYIMTGHLTTMSDVFSFGVVLLELLTGRRSVDKNRPCRKQNLVKWARPLLKDHHKLDQIMDPRLEGQYSTEGARKAAALAYQCLSHHCKSRPTMSTVVKTLESLLELNDIPIGPFVFVVPSEGKKTEISEQDKEKESENECHEPKDEHKCEEKDAEMKDKNHNRHQKGYRHKRRIKSFRSRAVYSDTALYKTLGTGLYSPKQ; encoded by the exons ATGGCTCCTAATAAATTCAATTGGCGATTGCTCTTTCCTGCATGTTTCAAGACTCATAACCCATTTCCAGAGCCAAAGATTCAAGTTTCTAATCAAATTACTTCCCAGAGATTATCCCTGTCAGATTTGAGCAACCCTGGTTCACCATTATCTGTCGCTATTAGTGATTTGTCAAATTCAATCTTTAATCTGCATGTTTTCACACTCAAGGAGTTACAAATGGTAACCCACCAATTCTCCAAAAGTAACTATCTTGGTGAAGGTGGATTTGGAACTGTGTACAAAGGGTTCATCACTGACAAGCTTAGGCCTGGCTTGATGCTTCAGCCTGTGGCTGTCAAGGTCTTGGATTTGGATGGCTCTCAAGGACATAGAGAGTGGCTG GCTGAAGTAATCTTCCTTGGGCAATTAAAGCATCCCCACCTTGTGAACTTGATTGGCTACTGCTGCGAGGATGAGCACAGGCTTCTGGTCTATGAATATATGGAGCGAGGCAACCTAGAGACCCAGCTATTTAAAA GGTATACTGCAGCCTTGCCTTGGTTAACTAGACTAAAAATTGCAGCTGGAGCAGCAAAAGGACTAGCTTTCCTCCATGGAGAAGAGAAACCAGTCATATATAGAGATTTTAAGGCATCAAATGTCCTATTGGACTCG GACTATAATGCAAAGATTTCAGATTTTGGGCTAGCAACAGATGGTCCACAAGGAGATGACACACACATAACCACTCGTGTTATGGGCACTGAAGGATACGCAGCTCCTGAATACATAATGACTG GTCATTTGACAACTATGAGTGATGTATTTAGTTTTGGAGTGGTGCTTTTAGAGCTGTTAACTGGTAGGCGATCTGTGGACAAGAACCGTCCATGTAGAAAGCAGAACTTGGTAAAATGGGCAAGACCCTTATTGAAGGATCACCATAAGCTTGACCAGATAATGGACCCAAGGCTTGAAGGGCAATATTCAACAGAGGGTGCTAGGAAAGCAGCAGCATTGGCTTATCAATGCCTAAGTCACCACTGCAAGTCTAGACCCACTATGAGCACTGTGGTCAAGACCTTGGAGTCTCTGCTAGAGCTAAATGACATACCAATTGGACCTTTTGTATTTGTTGTTCCATCTGAAGGCAAGAAGACAGAAATTAGTGAACAAGACAAGGAAAAAGAAAGTGAAAATGAATGCCATGAACCAAAAGATGAACACAAATGTGAAGAAAAAGATGCAGAGATGAAAGATAAGAATCATAACAGGCACCAAAAAGGTTACAGGCATAAAAGGCGAATTAAATCATTCAGGTCTAGAGCTGTGTATTCTGATACTGCACTGTATAAGACTTTAGGCACTGGTTTATATTCTCCTAAGCAATAG